CTATTAAACTTGAATATGGAAAACTAAAGAAACTAAAGGCTACATGCATGAAAACTGAAAACTGAAAACTGAGTAAAAACATTCAAAATCACaagttcaaaacaaaacaacccCAAAATCGATTACTTAATTCATTTGATATGTGTGAATCTTAATATGTCTCGATAAGACATTTTGGTTGGAAATAAGCCCACTTTAGGATCTTGCAGACTCTAATTCAGAGAATTGCAGGTTCTCATTGACACATAAAAGGGTAAACAATCATGTTTCTAATCTTACCAAACAAAATAGGACAAAACAAACACGAATATATGAATCAGAAAAGTGATTTCAAAATGTAATTCAATACTAgaaatataaaaggaaaatagatAAAGTCCAAAGCAATATCAGATAAATGCAGAATCACTGAATAACAGTGCCGAAAACctaaaaagaatgaaatagaATCCTAAAACAATCATCAAAATTCAATCAAGTGAAAAAAACTTAAAtgcaaaattcagaaatcatAACCGGGAACATAATCCAAaatcaaaatgtaaaataaaagaaataaaggtGCTGGAAAATAAATTCAAGTGCAGGAAACAATTAACAAGCAAAATTATAAAACTGGATCAAGAACACTAAAAGGAAACATTagaattcatttaaaatttgagaacaAATGTACATGTTACCAGAATCACCAAGAATGCTCATTGCTTGTCACCCAGTGTGATTCTCCACGAATTCCAGTGAAGTAAACAATTTATCTAACTTATACGAAAGCTAAGAGAAACCTAAagctaaaaactaaaaaatatgaatCGCAACTTTAACCTATATGTAGTGCTTGTCAGTCACCACACTCTATCCTACGTACCTCTACACTATGTTACAAAGCTTCGTTTATATAGGAGAAAGCaaaaaggaaaagtaagaaaaaaaaaggtataatacctattttggtcgcAATTTTGATTGGAAATATTCGCAATGGTCCCAATTTTGCTGTTTAATGTAGttctaaagaatgtaatttgtgttcaatttggTCTCTTTTGCAAACGTcatttaaatcgttaacggccAGATGTCCAGATGTGTAATTACAGAGTGAAATGTCATGTATTGGCTTACGTGTTGTCCTTTGTGGCGTTGAGTTGGAAGGCAGAAAGAGGTCGAGCattgagggagaagaagaagggaaccGAACGGCTGAAGGGGTGAGACTACTGAATGGTGGAGGCGATGGAGGTGTTTGCCGCGACGGATTTCTGGTTCTTGTGGTTTGCAGGTTTGGGGTTGGCGAGGATGATAGAGGTGTGTGCCGCGACACCGCGTTGAAGAAGGGAGAGTGGTAGTAGTAGCAGCGGCCATGGAGATTCCGCTGTTGACTATGAATGTTGTACAAAACTCGCAATTTAGGTTGGTGCTAGAGGAGGAAGACTCGTGATTTGCTGCAGGTTTGATGACGTCGCAGATGGAGATGTGGTGGTTGCAGGTTCTCACGTTAAGTGGCGCGATTGTTACGGCGACGACGACCTGAAATGGGCTTTGCTACGCAGCGGTGGTGGCAGCCTAAGGTTTTGGAAGCGTGAGGAAGATGATGCACGAAGATGGTGGTCTGGCGAGCTGAGACCTTAATCAGAAATACATTTTCAACAATTAGGGCTTAGGTGgtggagaagatgatggaggTGCGAAGATGATGGTCGGCCGTGACCGTGGCGACGGCGGTTAGGGTTAGGTGGTGACTAGGGTTTCTGTGTAGGGGAAATTAGGGCTTATGGAGGTAGgagataatgatgatgatgacgtgtTAAGCGTGATGTATCATTTATTGAACATCTGGCCGTTTAACTGTTTAAACGTCGTCTgtaaaaaagactaaattaaacataaattacgttctttaggacaacattgaacaaaaaaaaattgggaccatTTCGAACATTCCCAACCAAACTTTTTATATGTACATCAACCGCTTTCTTTcctatatttttatcaattaaaatgaaTGTAAGATAAATTAgcaaatctatatatatataatttagtttatatatataatttagtttttgtattaataatgatttttttaaaataataattctttaCTAACTGTTATACATAATGAAAATTCTATAATTtggaaagttatttttaatgataatatttgtTAATCAAGCccttataataagaaaaagattttgtaattattataattgtcatCTCAATGAAACCACAATTATTGTTATTACAATCATCATCTGTCAATAAAAATTCATTGaaagttttttttagttttgatatttatcccattttaaatcattaaactATCAAATTGAATAGAtaacttaaaaaacaaaatcactattttatttgacattctattttatttgacattctattttattttgaataacatttaaaaaaatacacactTTAAacataagatattttaataacttttatttttaatttaaaataaaaaataaaagaaaatttaaaaattatttaactaatcttaaccttaaaatttagaattcatagtatataaaaatatttttctcaattaaaatttgtatacttTAAGAaagttaacaaatatatatatatatatatatatatatatatatatatatatatatatatatattatacatattttataaacattttttattaaaaatagaacAAATATAGATAATGACTATAAATAGAAATCTAATTATTTGACTTGTGTCAAAATCTATTTAATACCAAAAGAGAATTAAAAGTCAAACAATGAGTGAAATTCTGGGTTGACTTAATTTTCTTGTCTCCTATATGTCCAAAATATTTAGCTAACCACTTTCATTTAAATCTTTCAATACATAAAAATactaaactatatttattttgacTTTGACCTGAACCAACGTGAtattacacaaaaaaaaataatataatatatgtaaaaatcaaggtgaatatattatttcaatttagttcatcacataaaaaaaaattattataacatttaaagGATAAAGcgaagaagaaaattatagAAAGAGAAATACGAGATAAAATATGTATTGAATCACAGatagatgaataaaaaaaaaattataatatgaatgatttcatgaataataaatataactttttactACAAactaaatttgataaaataattaaaagcttCACAGAGGaacttgtttataattttattatgttataattACGGATTATTTTATAATCTGTATTCCAAATTTTACTTGTTAGCtctataataaaaagtattcactttaatttttatacttcTATCTTTGATCTCTATAAATTTAGTAGATAAAGTGATTAAAAATGGTGTAtctataaaaacaattaaaaaatatatgttttaaaaaacgagtaattaactttttatgatTTCATGGCTCTCTTACTCGCTCTATTGAGAATTCAGGTCTCACGCGCTGGTGCTGGGGAGCACAGAGACGGCGTCGTTTCCATGGACTAAATTTGCACGCGCCCACGTTACAATGCTAAACTAAATTTGATGCAGAAGCATACAATGAGACTCAAATGAAAACGAACACAAAAAGAGAAATTAAGAATATCAATTTCACACCAAGCTTGCTCCGTAGATCACAACTTCTACTCCACCCAAAGGTACCTTCTTTTCACTCCCtctcttcctttccttttttattattattgtttttcaatCTCGTTAATGGTTCACATTTCTCTCCCTTCAGATGTGCGATTTGGCTATGATCAGGTCCAAGTGATTATCCAGAAAtcgaaataaaagtaaaatcagGCGCTTTGGGGTTGTTAATGTTGAAAAGTGCCAAGGCGTTACTCAAAATTCCTTGTCAGAATCAAAATCGAGAGAGGAACAGAGGAATAGGGTTTGATTGATGGGGTGTGACTGTGGGGGGAAGTTAAATTTGAGAAAGCCTCATTTTTATGAGGTTTATTCCTCTGCCTTCAGCTCTCATAGACTGGTAACTGTCCAatttttctctctatctctctcactctctgctGTTCTCGCAGACCTAGCTTCATTTTCCCAAAGTATATATTTAACTACCCTTATGAATGAAACCAGAAAATTCAATCTTAAACTTAGGTTTTACAACTTATGGTGCTCCTTTCGGTTTTTAGCACAATGTGTTATGACTAAGCATCATTATGCTACTGCAACAATAACAGGGTAAAGTGTGTTTAAATGGGAAAAAATATGCtttttctttaaagaaaatTCTGTGTAACTTAaaagtttttaacttttttttttgtctgaaAGGCACTATTTGTTATCAGTTAACTAGAAAACGACAacagtaatatttattttacacaCTTAGTTGGATTATCCTATTCATGTTCTAGTGTTGCCTAGTCCTAAAGAGGGCTTGAGAAATGTTTGATGTCGCTATCCAATAATGTTTATCATAAATTTCTTGTTGGAATCTTTATGTTTAAAAGTAAGTTATCTTTTATGCAGAAAATTCCAGATGGATTTGTGTGTCGCATGGAGGGAAGGACGTACGGGTCATTTTCATTGACTGGTCCCAGTGGAAACGTATGGACAGTGCACTTACTTAAGCAGGACAATGATCTATTCTTCCATCATGGATGGTCGTCATTTGTGGTGGATCATCGTCTAGAATGTGGTGACCTTTTGGTTTTCAGATACGAAGGTCACTTGCATTTCACCGTCCAAGTATTTGATAAGGATGGATGTGAGAAAGAGGCAGCATTTATGTCTGAATGTAGTCAAAGTTCGAGTGACTTTGAGGAAATTGTTGGACAGAAAAGAGATGTGAAGGAGAGTTCTTCTTTGGATATTGCATTTGATGGTGTTGCTAAGAAAAGGAGAGGTTGTAAATATGAGAACCGGGAACATGAACCAGGGTTTGTTGGTAAAGAACTATTGCGATATGAGGTAGTAAGACCGATTAGAATGTTCAGAGAAACTGAAGAAACTTCGAAAGCTTGTTTGGCTAATGATAGCCTTGTGCCTTTTCACATGGACCATCGAAATGAAGGTACAGTTGCTTTGATCAAATTCTGGTTCTCACACAAAATGATCTATTAAAATTTTTCCAATAATAAGTCTATACGTGTCTAGAAAAACTTATTTTGcattaaaatcattaattatatgcCACAGTATACTTTTCTTTAGTACTTGTTCCTTTAAGTTTGATATGTGAAAATACTATCTAAAATACAGTATATTGACAAAGTCATGAACTCATGATTGCTCGAATTGTTCAATGTAACGCAGAGGCTGCCATCCTGTACAGAAATGGAAAGGAAGATGGTCATTATTTTCTTGGTGGAGTTTCATTATCAAATGTATCAGCACAAGATGAGAAAAAAGTTGCTCAGTCTTTTACTTCCAAATTTCCGTATTTTGTTAGAATCATGAAAAGCTTCAATGTCAGTGGTTCATATACTCTGGTGAGTTGTTAGTTTCCAAACAATGTTGTTTTATGACTCTACACTAAGTGCTAAGTTACTTTCGTAGTGTTTCATTGGCTTGAGAAATTGAAttgatatatattatctttttcctTGAAAGTCCTTCATCCTTCATAAACATAGGATGAAAAGCATTTCATGTACACTATTAAAAGATGCCCTGATTGAAACTTTCATCCATACAAGTCCGAATTAGTGAAAGTCAACCTTGGTAGATTGGAACTATTATTTTCCTTGCACTTAAATGCATCTTGGAGTGATTTTCCCACACCCAGAATTATCTATAGTACTTAGAGGTTTTTTCTTATTCGCTGTGCCTGCCATTAACCTTGAATTTTTTGCTTCTCCCTGAATGTGCACGGGGATCAATTTCTTGCGGATGCTGATTTACAAATTTTGTAATGCAGAATATCCCATATCAGTTTTCCATGGCGCACCTTCCCAATTGCAAGATAAAGATTATTCTTCATAATTTGAAAGGAGAACATTGGACTGTCAATTCTGTGCCAACAACTAGAGTGCATACTAGTCACACACTTTGTGGAGGATGGATGGCTTTCGTTCGTGGTAATAACATTAAGATTGGAGATATCTGTATTTTTGAGCTTGTGAACGAGTGTGAATTACGTGTTCACATTGCTGGGGTTGGAAAAGATGGTCTAGAAGACGACCAGGTTGGAAGAGTGAATGCAGGGCATGCTGGAACTACCAGATATATGCCAATGAATGCTAAAGTAAACTCAAAGTCCATAAGAAAAGTTGATCTATCAGATAAAAAATGGCCCAAGATTGGTCAAGAAACTGTTTTATCCATTGACCTTAAGAAATCTGGTAGAGCTTCAAATACTTCTAAGAAGATGGGCCTTTGCCCTCAGTCCAAAGCTGCCCATAAAAAGTTGGGTAAGTTTTTTCATTGTTTGCCCAATTTGTGATCCACTAACATTCCAATTACATGTCagatttatatcttattttgtaacaaatttctatgaaattttttcattttcagaaaaaaaaggaaaccaGCATAACTCAATTCCTTGAGAATTGAAACTGTTTCACTTTGCTAttgaaaggaaaaacaaaatgaataaatattgaaTACTTTCCTTCTTTTAAGGTTTCTAACTTCCAAATTATGACTTATGTTTTGAACTCTAAACAATGACAGCTACTCCGAGGAGACATCGGGTTGAAGATGAGCTAAGCTCACAGGCTAAATCTGGTTTGAGAATGTTGTTTGCACTGGATGAACAAAGAGTAGCTCAAGCTTTTAGTTCCCCTTTTCCCAGTTTTGTTAAAATCATGAAAATGTTCAATGTCAGTGGCTCATACACTTTGGTGAGTTATGCACAACCATTTAGTATccatatttacattttattctctctctctctctctctctctctctctatatatatatatatatatatatatatatatatataatatgaatgttAAGTTATTTAATGTCTGTTACATTGTAGAAAATTCCATACCAGTTCTCAGCTGCACATCTCCCAACTTACAAAACTGAAGTTATACTTCGTAATTCAAGAGGTGAATGTTGGACTGTGAACTCTGTACCAGATGCAAAAGGCCGAACAGTTCACACCTTTTGTGGGGGTTGGATGGCCTTTGTTCGTGACAATGACATAAATTTTGGTGACACATGCATTTTTGAACTGGTTACTCAATGTGAGATGCAGGTGTACATATCTGGGGTCGGAAAGGAAGGGCCTGACCATCAAAATGCCCACTTAAAACTTGACAGATTGTCTATCCTTCCATCTACCTGCTAACCTTCTTTTCTGTTTCTGAGAATCAATCTTCACTGAGGATGTTTGTTTTCTGAGTCTCAGATCTTTTGTTTTATGTACATATTTCAGTAATTTCATCCTCTTTgatctatattatatatgtgtatacatatatatgtgtgtgtgttacATGTCATGATCCTAGAATATAACCAGTTTATTAATTAGTCAAGCCGACTTAAGCTAGGTGTGGATAGTTAAACCAGTTACACTGAATATCT
This window of the Vigna angularis cultivar LongXiaoDou No.4 chromosome 7, ASM1680809v1, whole genome shotgun sequence genome carries:
- the LOC108331396 gene encoding B3 domain-containing protein Os11g0197600-like; translation: MGCDCGGKLNLRKPHFYEVYSSAFSSHRLKIPDGFVCRMEGRTYGSFSLTGPSGNVWTVHLLKQDNDLFFHHGWSSFVVDHRLECGDLLVFRYEGHLHFTVQVFDKDGCEKEAAFMSECSQSSSDFEEIVGQKRDVKESSSLDIAFDGVAKKRRGCKYENREHEPGFVGKELLRYEVVRPIRMFRETEETSKACLANDSLVPFHMDHRNEEAAILYRNGKEDGHYFLGGVSLSNVSAQDEKKVAQSFTSKFPYFVRIMKSFNVSGSYTLNIPYQFSMAHLPNCKIKIILHNLKGEHWTVNSVPTTRVHTSHTLCGGWMAFVRGNNIKIGDICIFELVNECELRVHIAGVGKDGLEDDQVGRVNAGHAGTTRYMPMNAKVNSKSIRKVDLSDKKWPKIGQETVLSIDLKKSGRASNTSKKMGLCPQSKAAHKKLATPRRHRVEDELSSQAKSGLRMLFALDEQRVAQAFSSPFPSFVKIMKMFNVSGSYTLKIPYQFSAAHLPTYKTEVILRNSRGECWTVNSVPDAKGRTVHTFCGGWMAFVRDNDINFGDTCIFELVTQCEMQVYISGVGKEGPDHQNAHLKLDRLSILPSTC